A single region of the Leptolyngbya sp. 'hensonii' genome encodes:
- a CDS encoding ATP-dependent Clp protease ATP-binding subunit: MFELFTDKAIKAVMIAQEEARRLKHNFVGTEQILLGVIGEQTSVAAQVLTQLGVTFQEARLEVERIIGQGAGFVPPEIPFTPKVKRVFEQALQEARQLGDRYVTPEHLLLGITVESDGVALRVLENLKVDISTLRAEIAKALEELAAVPMGSAPERSPRQASSREMTTLEEFGTNLTQLAVQGKLDPVIGREKEIERVIQILGRRTKNNPVLIGEPGVGKTAIAEGLAQRIVNQDVPEALEDKQVIGLDMGRLLAGTRYRGDFEDRLSKIIEEVRSNNNIILVIDEIHTLVGAGAIGGGMDAANMLKPALARGELQCLGATTLDEYRQHIEQDAALERRFQSVMVGEPTVAETIEILFGLRERYEQHHRIEISDAALVAAAQLADRYIADRFLPDKAIDLIDEAGSRVRLAHTQSSLSKELKQQLRQVIREKSEAVQTQDFVKAAQLRDRELELEAQLQSDSTVGSTSLRLPVVTEEDIAQIVGAWTGIPVTKLTESETVRLLHLEDTLHQRVIGQHEAVKAVARSLRRASVGLKHPNRPIASFIFSGPTGVGKTELAKALAHYFFGSQESMIRLDMSEFMESHTVSKLIGSPPGYVGYGEGGQLTEAVRRKPYTVLLFDEVEKAHPEVFNLLLQLLEDGRLTDAQGRIVSFKNTLVIMTSNIGSRVIEKGGGGLGFEVGGDIAEAQYNRIRTLVNEDLKQHFRPEFLNRLDDIIVFQSLVREEVKQIADLMIREVGDRLREQSIALQVTELFKDLLLREGFSPAYGARSLRRAITRLLEDALAEALLTGRIGAGDTAIVDVDVDGDGLVVVRRDATLEARLPATV; encoded by the coding sequence ATGTTTGAATTGTTTACGGATAAAGCCATTAAGGCAGTTATGATTGCCCAGGAAGAGGCACGCCGTCTTAAACATAATTTTGTCGGCACAGAGCAAATTCTGCTGGGAGTGATTGGGGAGCAAACGAGTGTTGCGGCTCAGGTTCTGACTCAGCTTGGGGTTACATTTCAAGAGGCCCGTCTGGAGGTAGAGCGGATTATTGGGCAAGGAGCAGGGTTTGTTCCACCAGAAATTCCCTTCACGCCCAAGGTCAAGCGGGTCTTTGAACAGGCCTTGCAGGAGGCACGGCAACTGGGGGATCGGTATGTGACTCCAGAGCATCTCCTGCTGGGAATTACGGTGGAGAGTGATGGAGTCGCCCTGCGAGTTCTGGAAAACCTGAAGGTAGATATTTCCACCCTGCGGGCTGAGATCGCGAAAGCCCTGGAGGAACTGGCTGCTGTTCCCATGGGCAGTGCCCCGGAACGATCGCCCCGTCAAGCTTCTAGTCGGGAGATGACCACCCTAGAAGAATTTGGAACGAACCTGACCCAACTGGCGGTGCAGGGCAAATTGGATCCGGTCATCGGTCGGGAGAAGGAAATTGAACGGGTGATTCAGATTCTGGGACGGCGGACGAAGAACAACCCGGTGCTGATTGGAGAGCCGGGGGTAGGCAAGACGGCTATCGCGGAAGGGCTGGCCCAACGAATTGTGAATCAGGATGTGCCAGAAGCCCTGGAAGATAAGCAGGTGATTGGCCTGGATATGGGGCGTCTGCTAGCTGGAACTCGCTATCGGGGAGATTTTGAGGATCGCCTGTCCAAAATCATAGAAGAGGTCCGATCCAACAACAATATCATTCTGGTGATTGATGAAATTCATACGCTAGTCGGGGCGGGGGCGATTGGCGGTGGTATGGATGCTGCCAACATGCTCAAACCCGCTCTGGCTAGAGGGGAACTGCAATGTCTCGGGGCGACAACCCTGGATGAGTATCGTCAGCATATCGAGCAGGATGCAGCTCTGGAGCGTCGATTCCAGTCTGTGATGGTGGGTGAACCCACTGTAGCGGAGACCATTGAAATTCTGTTTGGGTTGCGGGAACGCTATGAGCAGCATCATCGGATCGAGATTTCGGATGCGGCTCTGGTTGCGGCAGCCCAACTTGCTGATCGCTACATTGCTGATCGCTTCTTGCCTGATAAGGCGATAGACCTGATTGATGAAGCCGGATCCCGAGTCCGGTTGGCCCATACCCAGTCCTCGTTGTCCAAAGAGCTGAAACAACAATTGCGCCAAGTCATCAGGGAAAAATCAGAAGCGGTTCAGACCCAGGATTTTGTCAAGGCGGCTCAATTGCGTGATCGGGAACTGGAACTGGAAGCCCAGCTTCAGTCTGACAGTACGGTAGGCAGTACGTCCCTGCGGTTGCCCGTGGTCACTGAAGAGGATATCGCCCAGATTGTTGGTGCTTGGACGGGGATTCCCGTGACCAAGCTGACGGAGTCGGAAACAGTCCGCTTGTTACATCTGGAAGATACGCTGCACCAGCGGGTGATCGGTCAGCATGAGGCGGTGAAAGCTGTGGCCCGATCGCTGCGACGGGCTAGTGTGGGGCTGAAGCATCCCAATCGACCGATCGCCAGCTTTATCTTCTCAGGGCCGACGGGAGTGGGTAAAACTGAATTGGCTAAGGCACTGGCCCACTACTTCTTTGGGTCTCAAGAGTCCATGATTCGCCTGGATATGTCTGAGTTTATGGAGTCTCATACGGTGTCCAAGCTGATTGGCTCTCCTCCAGGCTATGTGGGCTATGGTGAAGGTGGCCAGTTGACGGAAGCGGTTCGTCGTAAACCCTATACCGTTCTTCTATTTGATGAGGTTGAGAAGGCCCATCCGGAAGTGTTTAATTTGTTGCTGCAACTCCTGGAAGATGGCCGTCTGACGGATGCCCAGGGCCGGATCGTCAGCTTCAAAAACACTCTGGTCATCATGACTTCCAATATTGGCTCCAGAGTCATTGAGAAAGGAGGCGGTGGTCTGGGCTTTGAGGTCGGGGGTGACATCGCAGAGGCGCAGTACAATCGCATCCGTACCCTGGTTAACGAAGATCTAAAGCAACACTTCCGCCCGGAATTTCTGAATCGCCTGGATGACATCATTGTTTTCCAGTCCCTGGTTCGGGAAGAAGTGAAGCAGATTGCAGACCTGATGATCCGGGAAGTGGGCGATCGGTTGAGGGAGCAGTCTATTGCCCTGCAGGTAACGGAGCTGTTCAAAGATCTGTTGTTGCGGGAAGGGTTCAGTCCAGCTTATGGCGCTCGATCGTTGCGACGGGCAATCACCCGATTACTGGAGGATGCTTTGGCAGAGGCCCTATTGACAGGTCGAATCGGAGCAGGAGACACCGCCATTGTGGATGTGGATGTGGATGGGGATGGTCTGGTTGTTGTTCGCCGGGATGCAACCCTGGAGGCAAGGCTGCCTGCTACCGTGTGA